A genome region from Akkermansiaceae bacterium includes the following:
- a CDS encoding intradiol ring-cleavage dioxygenase — protein sequence MHLSNPTRRAFVRNFALGAAGLWIPGAFAEALTQTPRQGEGPFYPVDLPLDTDNDLIIVNDGLKPSLGQVTHLSGRILGPSGEPIRNALVEIWQVDHHGVYLHKGSNGAEKRDANFQGFGRFLTGTSGEYYFRTVKPVSYPGRTPHIHFAVKMKGRDKWTTQLYIKGEPKNEKDGLLSRVKDAKQRESIIRDFTPIPESKAGELAAKFDIVMGFTPGDM from the coding sequence ATGCACCTATCCAATCCAACCCGCCGCGCCTTCGTCCGCAATTTCGCCCTCGGAGCCGCCGGGCTGTGGATCCCCGGCGCATTCGCGGAAGCCCTTACCCAGACCCCGAGACAAGGTGAGGGGCCCTTCTACCCCGTCGATCTCCCGCTCGACACCGACAACGACCTCATCATCGTCAACGACGGGCTAAAGCCCTCCCTCGGCCAGGTCACCCACCTCAGCGGCCGCATCCTCGGCCCCTCGGGCGAGCCAATCCGCAACGCCCTCGTCGAAATCTGGCAGGTGGATCACCACGGCGTCTATCTCCACAAGGGCAGCAACGGCGCGGAGAAGCGAGATGCGAACTTCCAGGGCTTCGGGCGCTTCCTCACCGGCACCAGCGGCGAGTATTATTTCCGCACAGTCAAACCCGTCTCATATCCCGGCCGCACCCCGCACATCCATTTCGCGGTGAAAATGAAGGGTAGGGACAAATGGACCACCCAGCTCTACATCAAGGGCGAGCCGAAGAACGAGAAGGACGGCCTTCTCTCTAGAGTGAAAGACGCAAAACAGCGGGAATCCATCATCCGCGATTTCACACCCATTCCGGAAAGCAAGGCCGGCGAGCTGGCCGCGAAGTTCGACATTGTCATGGGCTTCACGCCGGGCGACATGTAA
- a CDS encoding SGNH/GDSL hydrolase family protein has product MSKIGTMMVAATLMMGSAGALKAEIAVKDGEKIAFMGDSITQAGAKPGGYVSLVISGLEANGIKTTAIPAGISGHKSNQMLARLEKDVLSKKPDWMTLSCGVNDVWHGAKGVPLDEYKENITKIVDQCQAAGIKVMILTSTMIKEDAANDLNQKLVPYNAFLIELAKERKCLLADLNAAMQAQLTAAGADRKGNLLTRDGVHMNPAGNQMMAVGVLRGFGLDEAQIAKAGEAWAAAGK; this is encoded by the coding sequence CGATGATGGTAGCGGCGACCCTGATGATGGGTTCGGCGGGTGCCTTGAAGGCGGAAATCGCGGTCAAGGACGGGGAGAAAATCGCCTTCATGGGGGACTCCATCACCCAGGCAGGGGCGAAGCCCGGCGGGTATGTGTCCCTTGTGATCAGCGGTCTGGAGGCGAACGGAATCAAGACAACCGCCATCCCGGCCGGCATCAGCGGCCACAAGTCCAACCAGATGCTCGCCCGCCTCGAGAAGGATGTGCTTTCCAAGAAGCCCGACTGGATGACGCTCAGCTGCGGCGTGAACGATGTCTGGCACGGCGCAAAGGGTGTCCCTCTCGATGAATACAAGGAAAACATCACCAAGATCGTCGATCAGTGCCAGGCCGCTGGTATCAAGGTCATGATCCTGACCTCCACCATGATCAAGGAGGACGCGGCCAACGATCTGAACCAGAAACTGGTACCCTACAACGCTTTCCTGATCGAGCTCGCCAAGGAAAGGAAATGCCTCCTTGCCGACCTGAATGCGGCCATGCAGGCGCAGCTCACCGCCGCCGGTGCCGACCGCAAGGGCAATCTCCTCACCCGCGACGGGGTCCACATGAATCCCGCCGGGAACCAGATGATGGCCGTCGGTGTGCTCAGGGGCTTCGGCCTCGATGAGGCTCAGATCGCCAAGGCCGGCGAGGCATGGGCGGCTGCCGGGAAATGA
- a CDS encoding carbohydrate kinase — protein sequence MPTSTTPILIGGSIAIDNIKTPTAEGKNLLGGSASFTGFAASYFTSPVHLVGIIGKDFPQEHLDLFASKGISADGLERSEGDTFSWTGSYHENMNDRDTLAVAVNVLEDWTPKVPAGAAAAPIVVLANMHPLNQLQMMDQLTAEKPFIAADTMDLWITIANDDLHKVLQKIDLLVINESEARDFCKTSNLIVAGQRLLAKGPRNVIIKLGEFGAILFSLHPEGAPPTEFTLLDGNFDLFRCAAFPLTEVADPTGAGDSFLGALAGHLASTGKSEFSFDDIRQAIVYGSVVASFTCEAFSANRLAHLTRGEIEARLSLLKSLTHWP from the coding sequence ATGCCCACCAGCACCACCCCAATCCTAATCGGCGGATCCATCGCCATCGACAACATCAAGACCCCCACCGCCGAAGGGAAAAACCTCCTCGGCGGCTCCGCATCCTTCACCGGCTTCGCCGCATCCTACTTCACCTCGCCCGTCCACCTCGTCGGCATCATTGGCAAGGACTTCCCCCAGGAGCACCTCGATCTCTTCGCATCCAAAGGCATCTCCGCAGATGGCCTGGAGCGCTCCGAGGGCGACACCTTCTCATGGACGGGCTCCTACCATGAGAACATGAACGACCGCGACACCCTTGCCGTCGCCGTCAACGTCCTCGAGGATTGGACCCCGAAAGTCCCCGCCGGGGCCGCCGCCGCTCCCATCGTCGTCCTCGCCAACATGCATCCGCTCAACCAGCTCCAGATGATGGATCAGCTCACCGCCGAAAAGCCCTTCATCGCCGCCGACACGATGGATCTCTGGATCACCATCGCAAACGACGACCTTCACAAGGTGCTCCAGAAGATCGACCTCCTCGTCATCAACGAATCCGAAGCCCGTGATTTCTGCAAAACCTCCAATCTCATCGTCGCCGGCCAACGCCTCCTGGCAAAGGGCCCCCGGAATGTGATCATCAAGCTCGGCGAATTCGGAGCCATCCTGTTCTCGCTCCACCCCGAGGGAGCCCCGCCAACCGAGTTCACCCTCCTGGATGGCAACTTCGACCTGTTCCGCTGCGCTGCATTTCCCCTCACCGAAGTCGCCGATCCCACAGGCGCCGGCGACTCGTTCCTCGGCGCCCTTGCAGGACACCTAGCCTCCACAGGGAAATCCGAGTTCTCCTTCGATGATATCCGCCAGGCCATCGTTTACGGCTCGGTCGTCGCCTCCTTCACCTGCGAGGCCTTCTCCGCAAACCGCCTCGCCCACCTCACCCGCGGGGAGATCGAAGCACGCCTTTCCCTGCTGAAATCCCTGACCCACTGGCCGTAG
- a CDS encoding NfeD family protein, whose product MTLIILLFTLGLLLLAAEVMIPGGILGIVGGVSLFTGCIVSFVILGPTEGMIAIAITILAAITLFYVQFKILPNTKFGRRFFLDDEISATSSAIGSEARDLIGKDAESITVLSPSGYVMVGGKRYEAVSQSGQIPQGTILEIVSVNSFQLIVRTRT is encoded by the coding sequence ATGACGCTCATCATCCTCCTCTTCACCCTCGGACTGCTCCTGCTCGCCGCGGAGGTGATGATCCCCGGCGGCATCCTCGGCATTGTCGGAGGGGTCTCGCTTTTCACCGGCTGCATCGTTTCCTTCGTCATACTCGGCCCCACGGAAGGGATGATCGCCATCGCCATCACGATCCTCGCCGCCATCACCCTTTTCTACGTCCAGTTCAAGATCCTCCCGAACACGAAGTTCGGTCGCCGCTTCTTCCTCGACGACGAGATTTCCGCAACCTCCTCGGCAATCGGCTCCGAGGCGCGGGATTTGATTGGCAAGGACGCGGAATCCATCACAGTGCTCTCGCCCAGCGGATATGTGATGGTCGGCGGGAAGCGCTACGAAGCCGTTTCCCAATCCGGCCAGATCCCGCAGGGCACCATCCTTGAGATCGTGTCCGTGAATTCATTCCAGCTCATCGTAAGAACCAGAACCTAA
- a CDS encoding DNA starvation/stationary phase protection protein — MSATKAIENIKPSSVDAIAANLNQVLADSYGLLGQLHIAHWNVEGTDFLALHQMFQAQYEELFVAIDDIAERTRAIGRYSEGGLKRLAEMSNVSEAPSAAAASSKEFVSSVLMANEVVIEAAVKARKVAAEAGDAETEDLLIGRIGVHQKAVWFLNSYLK, encoded by the coding sequence ATGAGTGCTACAAAAGCTATCGAAAACATCAAGCCCTCCTCGGTGGATGCCATCGCCGCGAACCTCAACCAGGTGCTTGCCGATTCCTACGGGCTTCTCGGCCAGCTCCACATCGCACACTGGAATGTGGAAGGGACGGATTTCCTCGCCCTGCACCAGATGTTCCAGGCGCAATACGAAGAACTCTTCGTGGCGATCGACGACATTGCGGAGCGCACACGCGCAATCGGCAGGTATTCGGAAGGCGGGCTGAAACGCTTGGCGGAAATGTCCAATGTCAGCGAGGCGCCCTCCGCGGCGGCGGCGTCTTCCAAGGAATTCGTCTCATCCGTCCTCATGGCGAACGAGGTGGTCATCGAGGCCGCGGTGAAAGCCCGCAAGGTTGCAGCCGAGGCAGGCGATGCGGAAACCGAGGATCTTCTCATCGGGCGCATCGGTGTGCATCAGAAAGCAGTCTGGTTCCTCAACAGTTACCTGAAATAA
- a CDS encoding ThuA domain-containing protein: MRISCARRLFPMVLAMFSALPASAEDAPGKKLVIIAGKPSHPPGMHEFNAGSLLLKKCLAGAKGLEVEVHNNHWVRDDSVLETADAVVIYSDGGAGHPALQGNHRELLQKLVDRGGGMMMMHFAVECPKEGPSGEMFREWIGGAYENGFSCNPIWEADYKSFPVHPVARGIKPFRIEDEWYFSIRFAEGMKGVTPLLVATPSDETRDGPYVHPKGPYPHIQARKGEEETMMWCKERGDGGRGVGFTGGHFHRNWADDNFRKIVLNAMLWICKMEVPESGVESTVTEEDMAANLDEKGKRK; encoded by the coding sequence ATGAGAATTTCATGTGCGCGCAGGTTGTTTCCGATGGTTTTGGCGATGTTCTCGGCTTTGCCGGCAAGTGCGGAGGATGCCCCGGGGAAAAAGCTGGTCATCATTGCCGGGAAGCCGAGCCATCCGCCGGGAATGCATGAGTTCAATGCGGGCAGCCTGTTGCTGAAGAAATGCCTCGCGGGGGCGAAGGGGCTGGAGGTGGAGGTTCACAACAACCACTGGGTGCGCGACGACAGCGTGCTGGAGACGGCGGATGCGGTGGTGATCTATTCCGATGGCGGCGCAGGGCATCCCGCGCTGCAGGGCAACCACAGGGAGCTCCTCCAGAAGCTCGTGGACCGTGGCGGCGGCATGATGATGATGCACTTCGCCGTGGAGTGCCCGAAAGAAGGGCCAAGCGGTGAGATGTTCCGCGAATGGATAGGCGGGGCCTATGAGAACGGCTTTTCCTGCAACCCGATCTGGGAGGCGGATTACAAATCCTTCCCGGTGCATCCGGTGGCGCGCGGGATCAAGCCGTTCAGGATTGAGGACGAGTGGTATTTCTCGATCCGTTTCGCCGAGGGCATGAAGGGCGTGACCCCGCTGCTGGTGGCGACGCCGAGCGACGAAACGCGCGACGGTCCCTATGTGCATCCCAAGGGGCCGTATCCGCACATCCAGGCGCGGAAGGGCGAGGAAGAGACGATGATGTGGTGCAAGGAACGCGGTGACGGAGGGCGCGGTGTGGGCTTCACGGGCGGGCATTTCCACCGCAACTGGGCGGATGACAATTTCCGCAAGATCGTGCTCAATGCGATGCTTTGGATCTGCAAGATGGAGGTTCCCGAAAGCGGGGTGGAGTCGACCGTGACCGAGGAGGACATGGCGGCGAACCTCGATGAGAAAGGCAAGAGGAAATAG
- the gatB gene encoding Asp-tRNA(Asn)/Glu-tRNA(Gln) amidotransferase subunit GatB, producing MSYLVTIGLEVHAQVNTDTKMFCACRTSFGDDPNTNTCPVCLGYPGALPVLNKRAIEKTLLTGLALGCCSPEFSRWDRKNYFYPDMPKNYQTTQMDFPLCLGGGVPLFDDCYPTDARKDIKTPNKVVRLNRIHLEEDVAKSTHLATTSLIDFNRAGTPLMEIVTEPDLESAEEAFAYLRSLQMVLHSCNTSDADLEKGNLRCDVNISLRKNESDPLGAKVELKNLNSFSAIRRSIHHEIARQTEELDAGHPQIQSTRRWNDDLGETQLMRTKEDAHDYRYFPCPDLLPIATAPLLETVRPLVPEPRLERIARYENDFGLTPYDAAVLTADSHLASYFEATADPAIPAKKTANFLINNLLGTLNEQSITIADCPVPPEKLRDLLVLVEDGTLAPNQAKEVFTALFASPEKAPKDIADDLGFKPTSAGDLEALVDTAIAENPTEVEAIKAGNEKLLNFLTGKVMKAAPTKPNPKQVTDLLRAKLL from the coding sequence ATGTCCTACCTAGTTACCATCGGCCTCGAAGTCCACGCCCAGGTCAACACCGACACCAAGATGTTCTGCGCCTGCCGCACCTCCTTCGGCGACGACCCGAACACGAACACCTGCCCCGTCTGCCTCGGCTACCCCGGCGCACTGCCCGTCCTCAACAAGCGCGCCATTGAGAAAACCCTCCTCACCGGCCTCGCCCTCGGCTGCTGCTCACCGGAATTTTCCCGCTGGGACCGGAAAAATTATTTCTATCCGGACATGCCGAAAAACTACCAGACCACCCAGATGGATTTTCCCCTCTGCCTCGGCGGCGGCGTTCCCCTCTTCGACGATTGCTACCCAACCGACGCGAGAAAAGACATCAAGACCCCGAACAAGGTCGTCCGCCTCAACCGCATCCACCTCGAAGAAGACGTCGCGAAATCCACCCACCTCGCCACCACCTCCCTCATCGACTTCAACCGCGCCGGAACCCCCCTCATGGAGATCGTCACCGAGCCGGATCTCGAATCCGCCGAGGAAGCCTTCGCCTACCTCCGCTCCCTGCAGATGGTTCTCCATTCCTGCAACACCTCCGACGCCGACCTCGAAAAAGGCAATCTCCGCTGCGACGTGAACATCTCCCTCCGCAAAAACGAATCCGATCCCCTCGGCGCGAAGGTTGAGCTGAAAAACCTCAATTCCTTCTCCGCCATCCGCCGCTCCATCCACCACGAGATCGCCCGCCAGACCGAGGAACTCGACGCCGGGCATCCCCAGATCCAATCCACCCGCCGCTGGAACGACGACCTCGGCGAGACCCAGCTCATGCGCACCAAGGAAGACGCCCACGACTACCGCTACTTCCCCTGCCCCGACCTCCTCCCCATCGCCACCGCTCCTCTGTTAGAAACCGTCCGCCCCCTCGTCCCCGAGCCGCGTTTGGAAAGAATCGCCCGCTACGAAAACGACTTCGGCCTCACCCCCTACGACGCCGCCGTCCTCACCGCCGACAGCCACCTCGCCAGCTATTTCGAAGCCACCGCAGACCCGGCCATCCCCGCCAAAAAGACCGCGAACTTCCTCATCAACAACCTCCTCGGCACCCTCAACGAGCAATCCATCACCATCGCCGATTGCCCCGTCCCCCCGGAGAAACTCCGCGACCTCCTCGTCCTAGTCGAAGACGGCACCCTCGCCCCGAACCAAGCCAAGGAAGTCTTCACCGCCCTCTTCGCCTCCCCGGAAAAAGCCCCGAAAGACATCGCCGACGACCTGGGCTTCAAACCCACCTCCGCCGGCGATCTCGAAGCCCTAGTCGACACCGCCATCGCCGAAAACCCCACCGAAGTCGAAGCCATCAAAGCCGGCAACGAAAAGCTCCTCAACTTCCTCACCGGAAAAGTCATGAAAGCCGCCCCCACCAAGCCCAACCCGAAACAGGTCACCGACCTGCTCCGGGCGAAGCTACTGTAG
- the floA gene encoding flotillin-like protein FloA (flotillin-like protein involved in membrane lipid rafts), translating into MLDLTTILLIILGIVGLIAAFIILSFFSVWLRAWLAGAYVGFSDLIAMRLRQVPYGPIVDSRITAKKAGIEIDINEIEAHYLAGGNVLPTIQALIAAMKAGINLNWDRACAIDLATKGSEKSVVEAVRTSVDPKVIDCPAPSSGRTTIDGVSKDGIQVKVRARVTVRTNLDRFVGGAKEETIIARVGEGIVTTIGSAESYKVVLESPDSISKVVLARGLDVGTAFEILSIDIADVDVGENVGAQLQEAQAEANKNMAQAEAEIRRAAAVALEQEMIARVAEMKAKVVEAEAQVPLALAEAFRSGNLGVMDYYRMENIKSDTGMRDSISKQP; encoded by the coding sequence ATGTTAGACCTCACCACCATCCTGCTCATCATCCTCGGCATCGTCGGCCTCATCGCCGCCTTCATAATCCTCTCATTCTTCAGCGTCTGGCTGCGCGCATGGCTGGCCGGGGCATACGTCGGCTTCTCGGATCTCATCGCCATGCGACTCCGCCAGGTGCCATACGGCCCCATCGTCGATAGCCGCATCACCGCCAAAAAGGCCGGAATCGAGATCGACATCAACGAAATCGAAGCCCACTACCTCGCCGGAGGAAACGTCCTCCCCACCATCCAGGCACTCATCGCCGCCATGAAAGCCGGCATCAACCTCAACTGGGATCGTGCCTGTGCCATCGACCTCGCAACCAAGGGTTCCGAAAAATCCGTCGTCGAGGCCGTCCGGACTTCCGTTGACCCGAAAGTCATCGACTGCCCCGCACCCTCCTCCGGCCGAACCACCATCGATGGCGTCTCCAAGGACGGGATCCAGGTCAAGGTCCGTGCCCGCGTCACCGTCCGCACCAACCTCGACCGCTTCGTCGGCGGCGCGAAGGAGGAAACCATTATCGCCCGCGTCGGCGAGGGCATCGTCACCACCATCGGCTCCGCCGAATCCTACAAGGTCGTCCTCGAAAGCCCCGACTCCATCTCCAAGGTCGTCCTCGCCCGCGGCCTCGATGTCGGCACCGCCTTCGAGATCCTCTCCATCGACATCGCGGACGTCGATGTCGGCGAGAACGTCGGCGCCCAGCTCCAGGAAGCCCAGGCCGAGGCGAACAAGAACATGGCCCAGGCCGAAGCCGAAATCCGCCGCGCCGCCGCCGTCGCCCTCGAGCAGGAAATGATCGCCCGCGTCGCGGAAATGAAAGCCAAGGTCGTCGAGGCCGAAGCCCAGGTCCCCCTCGCCCTCGCCGAAGCCTTCCGCTCCGGCAACCTCGGCGTCATGGACTACTACCGCATGGAAAACATCAAATCCGACACCGGGATGCGCGACTCCATATCCAAACAGCCGTAA
- a CDS encoding homoserine dehydrogenase → MSNCKTLGIGLAGFGTVGSGVWNTIAKNGDLISDRTAKGVSLHITKILVRDPNKTRATTSAVPAEILTTDWHELVNDPSVDIVVELIGGTTDAFEIVASALLAKKPVVTGNKALLAERGVELFAISRKMETPIFFEAAIAGGIPIVKTVQDSFIGNQIHSFTGIINGTSNYILEQMTLRGIDYPTALQEAQDLGYAEADPALDVNGWDAAHKAILLATLAYGFPIDPASIYVTGIEQVRPTDIQFAKSLGYVIKLLAVVRERDGGSVELRVQPSFISQKHILASVNGVFNAVSVNADAAGESLFYGRGAGQGPTASSVVADLVEAARDLAHTARHRGFLPYRETGTLVPIEETSTAYYVRFDVTDRPGVVAEIATVIANHRIGISGTHSPVDSSNPDAEFVDMVFLLHSCPFGKLTAALAEIESLDCVNSQPVVFRIENLG, encoded by the coding sequence GTGAGCAACTGCAAAACATTGGGGATCGGCTTGGCGGGCTTCGGCACCGTCGGCTCCGGCGTATGGAACACGATAGCAAAAAACGGCGATCTCATCTCCGACCGCACCGCCAAAGGCGTTTCCCTCCACATCACGAAAATCCTCGTCCGCGACCCCAACAAGACCCGCGCCACCACCTCCGCCGTCCCTGCGGAAATCCTCACCACCGACTGGCACGAACTCGTCAACGATCCCTCCGTGGACATCGTCGTGGAGCTGATCGGCGGCACCACCGACGCCTTCGAAATCGTCGCCTCCGCCCTCCTCGCGAAAAAACCAGTCGTTACCGGCAACAAGGCACTCCTCGCCGAGCGCGGGGTCGAGCTCTTCGCCATTTCCCGGAAAATGGAAACACCCATCTTCTTTGAGGCAGCCATCGCCGGGGGGATCCCCATCGTCAAAACCGTCCAGGATTCCTTCATCGGCAACCAGATTCACTCCTTCACCGGCATCATCAACGGCACCTCGAACTACATCCTCGAGCAGATGACCCTGCGCGGCATCGATTACCCGACCGCCCTCCAGGAAGCCCAGGATCTCGGCTACGCAGAGGCTGATCCCGCCCTCGACGTCAACGGCTGGGACGCCGCCCACAAGGCCATCCTCCTCGCCACCCTCGCCTACGGTTTCCCAATCGATCCCGCCAGCATCTACGTCACCGGTATCGAGCAAGTCCGCCCCACCGACATCCAGTTCGCGAAATCCCTCGGCTATGTCATCAAGCTTCTCGCCGTCGTCCGCGAACGCGATGGCGGCTCCGTCGAGCTCCGCGTCCAGCCATCCTTCATTTCCCAGAAACACATCCTCGCCTCCGTCAACGGGGTCTTCAACGCCGTCTCCGTCAACGCCGACGCCGCAGGCGAATCCCTCTTCTACGGCCGCGGAGCCGGACAAGGCCCCACCGCCTCCTCGGTCGTCGCCGACCTCGTCGAAGCCGCCCGCGACCTCGCCCACACCGCCCGCCACCGCGGTTTCCTCCCCTACCGGGAAACCGGCACCCTCGTCCCCATCGAGGAAACCAGCACCGCCTACTACGTCCGCTTCGACGTCACCGACCGCCCCGGCGTAGTCGCCGAGATCGCCACCGTCATCGCCAACCACAGGATCGGCATTTCCGGCACCCACTCCCCCGTCGATTCCTCCAACCCCGACGCCGAATTCGTCGACATGGTCTTCCTACTCCACTCCTGCCCCTTTGGAAAATTGACTGCAGCCCTCGCCGAAATCGAATCCCTCGACTGCGTAAACTCCCAACCCGTAGTCTTCCGCATCGAAAACCTCGGCTAG
- a CDS encoding discoidin domain-containing protein yields MKTKTSVPLLALSLALLAPAGAETPGEKIYQKGFLTKGEALESIELPEGYGLELILSEPEVEEPVMCAWDGNGAMYVVQMRTYMQDADATGEQEPKSRITKHVDTDGDGKYDKHSIFADNLLLPRFVLPLDDRVMVGVTNTLDLWTYRDSTGDGVADEKVKVFEGGKRGGNMEHQPSGLMWGLDNWLYLTYEAKRYRFTDGRLEVQNLPKGNGQWGLSQDNWGRLYYSRAGGEIPAEGYQRPPVYGPMELQGQEETGFRTVNPIAEVPDVQGGPRRVGPNGGLNVFTGVAGQSVFRGDRLPDEMRGNLFIPEPVGRLIRRVQVDRTDAKTVLRNADPGTEFIRTRDVNFRPVWTATTPDGRMAIVDMHRGIIQQGNWTQPKSYLRGIIDKWGLAENIGNGRIYRLVHRDSKPGPQPKMLGESTAALLAHLSHPNGWWRDTAQKLIILRDDRETVVPALEKIVREGGSEFGRLHALWTLEGIGKLEPSLIAAALKDQSSIVRTSAVRVAEPFMAAEEETVVAALQGSFPDDMEMAVQYLNSLQASGTTNPALVAVGANIVANHGDSEVVKAMLQAKGAAANDALLAAAQKQRGERFAQSMQRGKVIYEQLCFACHGADGKGAPMVGKPGEKLAPSFVGTPRVTGTGASAVRAILHGLSGNVDGKEYEGLMVPMASNDDQWIADATTYIRNSFGNSAPEISAEFVAALRKRHSDRNTPWTVAELEELEPPALAYSKDWKLSASHNASDLKAAFDGDPSSRYTTGKSMDPGMWIQVELPAKTLVSGVTLDARGSNGDFPRGYAVQLSDDGKAWGEPVAKGKGENALLEISFPPTGAKFLRISQTGKHRLYWSIHEMGIMGKKP; encoded by the coding sequence ATGAAAACAAAAACCTCTGTCCCTCTCCTCGCGCTATCCCTTGCCCTGCTCGCCCCCGCAGGGGCGGAAACCCCGGGCGAGAAGATCTACCAGAAAGGGTTTCTCACCAAGGGGGAAGCCCTGGAATCCATCGAGCTGCCGGAGGGCTACGGCCTGGAGCTGATCCTCAGCGAGCCGGAGGTGGAGGAGCCGGTGATGTGCGCATGGGACGGCAACGGAGCCATGTACGTTGTGCAGATGCGGACCTACATGCAGGATGCGGATGCCACCGGCGAGCAGGAGCCGAAAAGCCGCATCACCAAACACGTGGATACGGATGGCGACGGGAAATACGACAAACATAGTATCTTTGCCGACAACCTCCTGCTGCCCCGCTTCGTCCTGCCGCTCGACGACAGGGTCATGGTCGGCGTCACCAATACCCTCGATCTCTGGACATACCGGGACAGCACTGGCGACGGCGTGGCGGACGAGAAGGTGAAGGTGTTCGAAGGCGGCAAGCGCGGCGGCAACATGGAGCACCAGCCCAGCGGCCTGATGTGGGGCTTGGACAACTGGCTCTACCTCACCTACGAGGCCAAGCGCTACCGTTTCACCGACGGCAGGCTGGAGGTCCAGAACCTGCCCAAGGGCAACGGCCAGTGGGGCCTGTCCCAGGACAACTGGGGGCGGCTCTATTACTCCCGCGCGGGCGGTGAGATACCTGCGGAAGGATACCAGCGGCCGCCTGTCTACGGCCCGATGGAGCTCCAGGGCCAGGAGGAAACGGGATTCCGCACCGTCAACCCCATCGCCGAGGTGCCGGATGTCCAGGGCGGCCCCCGCCGTGTCGGCCCGAACGGCGGGCTGAATGTTTTCACCGGAGTCGCCGGCCAATCCGTTTTCCGGGGCGACCGCCTTCCGGATGAGATGCGGGGCAACCTTTTCATCCCGGAGCCGGTGGGTCGCCTCATCCGCCGCGTCCAGGTGGATCGCACGGATGCCAAGACCGTCCTGCGCAACGCCGATCCCGGCACGGAATTCATCCGCACCCGCGATGTGAATTTCCGCCCCGTGTGGACAGCCACCACGCCGGACGGGCGGATGGCCATCGTGGACATGCACCGCGGAATCATCCAGCAGGGGAACTGGACGCAGCCGAAAAGCTACCTGCGCGGCATCATCGACAAGTGGGGCTTGGCGGAAAACATCGGCAATGGCCGCATCTACCGCCTGGTCCACAGGGATTCCAAGCCAGGCCCGCAGCCCAAGATGCTCGGCGAATCCACCGCCGCCCTCCTCGCCCATCTCTCACACCCCAACGGCTGGTGGCGCGACACCGCACAGAAACTCATCATCCTCCGCGATGACCGCGAGACGGTGGTTCCCGCTCTCGAGAAAATTGTCCGCGAGGGCGGATCCGAGTTCGGCCGCCTCCACGCGCTCTGGACTTTGGAAGGGATAGGGAAACTCGAGCCATCGCTCATCGCCGCCGCGCTGAAGGATCAGTCCTCCATCGTGCGCACTTCCGCAGTGCGGGTAGCGGAGCCGTTCATGGCGGCGGAGGAAGAAACCGTGGTCGCGGCGCTGCAAGGGTCGTTTCCCGACGACATGGAAATGGCCGTCCAATACCTCAATTCCCTCCAGGCGAGCGGCACCACGAATCCGGCGCTTGTCGCCGTGGGCGCAAATATCGTTGCGAATCATGGCGATTCCGAAGTGGTGAAAGCCATGCTGCAGGCCAAGGGTGCCGCCGCGAACGATGCGCTGCTGGCCGCCGCCCAGAAACAGCGCGGAGAGCGCTTCGCGCAATCCATGCAGCGCGGCAAGGTGATCTATGAACAACTCTGCTTCGCCTGCCACGGAGCCGACGGGAAAGGTGCGCCCATGGTAGGCAAGCCGGGCGAGAAACTCGCCCCATCCTTCGTGGGGACGCCCCGCGTGACAGGCACCGGTGCCAGTGCGGTTCGCGCTATCCTCCACGGCCTTTCCGGTAATGTGGACGGGAAGGAATACGAAGGTCTCATGGTGCCGATGGCATCCAACGACGACCAATGGATCGCCGATGCCACCACCTACATCCGCAACAGCTTCGGGAACTCCGCCCCGGAAATTTCCGCCGAATTCGTGGCAGCCCTCCGCAAGCGGCACAGCGACCGCAATACTCCCTGGACGGTGGCCGAGCTTGAGGAACTGGAGCCACCCGCCCTCGCCTACAGCAAGGACTGGAAGCTCAGCGCAAGCCACAACGCCAGCGATCTGAAGGCCGCCTTCGACGGCGACCCGTCGTCTCGCTACACCACGGGGAAATCAATGGATCCGGGCATGTGGATCCAGGTCGAGCTGCCCGCCAAGACCCTGGTTTCAGGAGTGACCCTCGATGCGCGCGGCTCCAACGGCGATTTCCCGCGGGGCTACGCCGTGCAGCTTTCCGACGACGGCAAGGCCTGGGGCGAGCCGGTTGCGAAAGGGAAAGGGGAAAACGCCCTGCTGGAGATTTCCTTCCCACCCACCGGGGCGAAGTTCCTCCGCATTTCCCAGACCGGCAAGCACAGGCTCTACTGGTCCATCCACGAGATGGGGATCATGGGGAAAAAGCCGTAG